Sequence from the Nocardia brasiliensis genome:
GCTCGGCGACGAACAGGGATTCGGCGATCTCGGTGTTGGACATGCCCTTCGCGATCAGCTCCAGCACCTCGCGCTCGCGCGGGGTCAGCGTGGCCAGCGCCGGTGCGGGCTTGACCCGCGAGGCCGCGCGGCGACTGGTGACATCGGCGATGAGCCTGCGGGTGACCGTCGGCGCGAGCAGTGCCTGCCCCTCGGCCACCACCCGGACCGCGCGCACGAGTTCCTCGGCAGGCGCGTCTTTGAGCAGGAAGCCGCTCGCACCGATGCTCAGCGCCTCGTAGACGTAGTCGTCGATATCGAAGGTGGTGAGCATCAGCACCCGCACCGGCGGATCGAACCCGGCGGCCAGAATCGCGCGGGCCGCGTCGAGGCCGTTCATCTCCGGCATCCGGACATCCATCAGCACCACGTCCGGACGCAGCCGCTTGGCCTCCGCCACCGCGATCTTGCCGTCCGGAGCGTCGCCCACCACGCTGATGTCGGTCTGGGCGGCGAGCAGGGCGCCGAAGCCCTGCCGCACCATCGCCTGGTCGTCGGCGATCAACACGGTTATTGCCACCGCACCACCCTATGCGGCTCCGCCCCACACCAGCGAGACGGCTCAGTTACCGGCTTGACCGAGCAGGGCGGTGTCCAGTGCGACACCCGGATGCAGCGGCAGCCGCGCGTGCACCTCGAAGCCGCCCTCGGCGGTCGGCGCCGCGGTGACCGTGCCGCCGACCGCGAGGGCACGGGCCTGCATGCCCGCGATGCCGTGCCCGCCGTTGCCGATCGGCTTGGCGGCCACCCCACCCGGACCGTTGCCGACGATGAGTTCCAGCACCGGGCCGCCCACCCGCAGCCGCACCTGGATCGCGGCCTCCGGCGCGTGCCGTGCGGCATTGGACAGCGACTCCTGCGCGATCCGATAGAGCGCCAGCCCCGGTGCGTCGGGCACCGACTCGAGCATTCCGTCGATCGTCCACGCGATCCGCACGCCCGCGCGCAGCGCACTCTCGAACAGGCCGGGCACATCGGCGGCCTTGGGTTGCGGCGTGTGCTCCGGGACCTGACCGTCGCTGCGCAGCACGCCGAGCATGCCGCGGATCTCGTTGAGCGCCTCGCGCGCGGTCGCGCCGATGGACTCGAATTCGGCACGGGCGGCAGGAGTTACCCCTTCTACCCGGTACGGCGCGGTCTGTGCCTGCACCACCACCAGCGACATGTGGTGGGCGACCACATCGTGCAGATCGCGGGCGATGCGCGCCTTCTCCTCGAGGATGGCGCGGCGCGCGCGCTCGACCTCGTTCTCCTCCTCCTGGCGCACCAACTGCTTGCGCGAGGCCACCAACCACCGGATCAGCAGACCGAACAGCACCACCGCACCCAGCGCGATCGGCCAGCCCCAGACCGAACTGCCCAGCTCGCCGTTCTGATTCGACATCGTCGTGCCGAGCAGCAACGAGGTCGCGACCCAGGCGACGGCGACGATCGGCGGCGCCGCCAACACCGCCACCGCGAGCAGCAGCACGAACAGGGTCAGAATGTGCACGACCTGTATCGGCAACTCGTTGTTCGGCTGATGCGGGATCGCCAGCGCGATGATCAGCCCGGAGCCCGCCGAAATGGCCCAGCCCAGCGGCGGATTGAGCCGCACGAGCAGTATCGGGAACGCCGCGAGGGCCGCGATGAACGGCTGCACCGCGGGCGCGACGCTGTGCGTGAGATGCAGCGTCGGCCACGCCACCGCGTAGAAGACGAGGGCGACGAGGACGGTCAGCACGTCGAACCACATCTGCCCCGACATGCGCCCGATCCGGGCGCGGCTCTTCTGCATCATGTCTACGACACTAGAAAGCGGGTGGTGCAGGCACGTCATACCGGCGGGTGATTTCGCACCCCGTACCACGGTGCGAGACATACTGCCTGCTCACCCACCGGCCGCACGGCCGAAACCGGTCCCCGGCGTGAGGTCGGCGAGCGGCGCGCGTTCCTAGCGTCTAGCCCATGAGCACACCGACCCCCGCAGGGCCCACGGCGACGCGGCCCGCGCCGGCCGCGAGCACCACCACCCGGCGCGCCGCCGCCTGCGCCGCCGCCGCGCTGACCACGATGGCGGCCACCGTTTTCCTCGCGCCCGCACCCCAGGCCGCGGCGGCCTCGGAACTGCGGGCCCCCGCCGAGAGCGCCCTGGCGCGCGTGGCGGTCGCGGAATTGACCTCCGGCGGGCCCGGTTCGCTCACCGCCATCCCGGCCGACTTCCCCGCACGGTTCGGCTATCGGCCCGGCACGCTCGACGGACTGGTGGTGAACCCGCAGGGTGACTGCTCGTCACCGGTGACGCTGCCCGCCGAGTTCGACACCGCGTGCAAGGCCCACGACCTCGGCTACGACCTGCTGCGCTACGCCGAGGAGCGCGGCGAGCCGCTCGGCCCCTGGGCGCGGCAGGCACTCGACGCCACCCTGGATCGGCACATGCACCAGGCCTGCGGCACCCGCGCCGACGCGTTCTCCAGAGCCCGCTGCGACACCATGGCGACGATCGCCGCCACCTTCGTCGACCTCAACTCGCGCCGCCAGGACTACGGCGCGCCGGTCGCCGAATCGCTCCTCGACGCCGCCCCCGCCGCCACCACATGGCAGCTGCTCGGCGTCCTCGGCGCGGGCCTGGCCGGACTCGCCGCCGCCCTGACCGTACGCAACCGCAACCGCAACAATCCCGCTGCCGCACCGGGGGTTCCACAATGACGAGCACACTGCCACACCGAACCGAAAGCGGCACACGCACAACGCCGCACACCGCAAGGCAAGCCGTGCACCGGCCGACCGAACCTCCTGCCGCCACGGACGGCGCACCGCGGCGACGTACGGGGTTGCGGGCGCGAGTCATTCGAGGTGTCGCCGGACGAGTGGACTGGCCCCGGGTGGGGACGACGCTCGCGGTCGGGGCTGGGACGTTGGTGTCGCTCGGCCCCGGCCTCTTGCCGCGTACCGCTGGCGCACAGGCGATTCTGACCGCGTTGCTGGTGGTGATCGGCCTCGGGCTCGCCGGGCTCGCTCGATTCGTGGTGCGGCGCTGGGGATTCGATATCAATCGGCGGCTGCCCGGTGTGCGAGCGCCGTTGCTCGCCGCGGTATTGCTGTTCGTGACCGCGGCGGTCGCGCACGCGTGGCTCTGGCAGAACCGGCTGCGGGGCGCGATGGACGCCGCGCCGATCGGCGCGTGGTACTGGGTGCGGTGGTCACTCGAAGCCGCCCTGCTCGTCGGCGCGGTCGTCGCGGGCGCGCGGGCGGTGGGCTGGGTGCTGCGCGAACTCGGTTGGGCGCGTGGCGTTTCGCTGGCCGCGGTGGCCGGGGCGCTGGTGTACTTCGTGGTGACACCGACGCTGATCGGGTGGCGGCAGTCGGCGTACGCCGGCGCCAACGCGGCGCTGGATCCCAGCCTGGTACAGCCGGTTTCGAACACCAGGTCGGGTAGCGCCGACTCGGCGGTGAGCTGGTCCTCGCTCGGCGCCGAGGGGCGCAAGTTCGTCAGCGGGTCACCCGCGGGCCCGGTCCGCGTCTATGTCGGGGTGGAATCCGCACCCAACCTGGAAGCGCGTGTCGCGCTGGCGATTCGCGAGCTGGAACGCGCGGGCGCGTTCGACCGCTCCCATCTGGTGCTGATGGTGCCGACAGGCTCTGGCTGGATCGACAAGAACGCCGTGCGCGGATTCGAGCAGCGCTTCGGCGGCGATGTCGCCATGGCCGGCGTGCAGTACTCGTTCGCGCCGAGCTGGGTCACGTTCGTGTTCGGCCGCGAGCAGGCCGTCGCCACCGCCCGAGCGCTGTTCACCGCGGTCGAGGACCGCATCCGCACCCTCGAGCACAAGCCGCGGCTCTACCTCTACGGCCAGAGCCTCGGCGCGTTCGGCGGCAGCGCCGTCTTCGCCGACGACGCCGCACAGGATCGCCGGACCTGTGCCGCGCTCTGGGCCGGACCGCCCGCCGGGCAGGTGCATCGCACGGGCGCGACCGTGCTGGCCAACAGCTCGGACCCGGTGCTGCACTGGTCCCCCGCGCTGCTGTGGCGCGCGCCGGACCTGACCGTCGCCCGCTCGGACGCGCCCCTGCCGCGCTGGCTTCCGGTGGTCAGCTTCGTCCAGACCACCGCGGACCTGCTCGCCGCGCTCGACGCACCGGCGGGCCACGGCCACCGCTACGGCACCGACCAGGGCACGGCGATGGGCAGCTGCTGAGTGCCCACCGAAGCGAGTTAGAACATGTTCTAATCATCGACATGCCCTTTGTCATCGACGCCGCCATGGAGATCGACGCGCCCGCCGAACTGGTCTGGCAGGTGATCACCGACTTCCCGCGCTACGGCGAATGGAATCCCTTTGTCACCGAGTGCCGTAGCTCGCTGGTACCGGGCGAGCCGATCGACATGGTCGTGCGGCTCGGCGGCCGCCCGCGCCGGCAGCGCGAATGGGTTCGTTCACACACACCGGGACACGAGCTGAGCTACTCGATGCGGCCAGTGGCCCTCGGCACCCTGCACAGTCTGCGCTCGCACACCCTCACCCCGCTCGGCGACCACCGCACCCGCTACGAGTCTCACTTCGAGCTCAACGGGTGGCTGCATCCCGTAGTGGTGGCCCTGCTCGGCAAGCAGCTGAAATCGGGGTTCGCCGGCATGACCGCGGGCATCCAGCAGCGAGCCGAGTCGCTGCGCACCCCATGACCGAACCCCACTGACGCCCGCGCCCGAACGGGCGCGGGAATCCCACACCCAAGACCACCCATTCAACGAGACGGTACGGTTCGTCTTGACATCTCGCGTCGCGGCTGCCACTCTCGATTCAACGAGACGGAGCGTCTCGCGACGAAAGGAACGATTCATGACCAGAACCTGGTTCATCACCGGCGCCAACCGCGGACTCGGCCGAGCCTTCACCGTGGCCGCGCTCGCCAAGGGTGACCGGGTCGTCGCGACCGCCCGCGACCCGCGCACCATGGCCGACCTCAGCGACGCGCGACTGACCGTGCTGCCGTTGGACGTTCGTGCCCGCGAGGACGTGATCGCCACGGTCGACAAGGCGTTCGCGCAGCTCGGCACGATCGACGTGATCGTGAACAACGCGGGCTACGGCCTGGTCGGCGCGATCGAGGAGCTCGCCGAGGCGCAGATCCG
This genomic interval carries:
- a CDS encoding response regulator codes for the protein MAITVLIADDQAMVRQGFGALLAAQTDISVVGDAPDGKIAVAEAKRLRPDVVLMDVRMPEMNGLDAARAILAAGFDPPVRVLMLTTFDIDDYVYEALSIGASGFLLKDAPAEELVRAVRVVAEGQALLAPTVTRRLIADVTSRRAASRVKPAPALATLTPREREVLELIAKGMSNTEIAESLFVAEQTVKTHVSKVFSKLNLRDRAQAVVLAYESGLVVPG
- a CDS encoding sensor histidine kinase → MMQKSRARIGRMSGQMWFDVLTVLVALVFYAVAWPTLHLTHSVAPAVQPFIAALAAFPILLVRLNPPLGWAISAGSGLIIALAIPHQPNNELPIQVVHILTLFVLLLAVAVLAAPPIVAVAWVATSLLLGTTMSNQNGELGSSVWGWPIALGAVVLFGLLIRWLVASRKQLVRQEEENEVERARRAILEEKARIARDLHDVVAHHMSLVVVQAQTAPYRVEGVTPAARAEFESIGATAREALNEIRGMLGVLRSDGQVPEHTPQPKAADVPGLFESALRAGVRIAWTIDGMLESVPDAPGLALYRIAQESLSNAARHAPEAAIQVRLRVGGPVLELIVGNGPGGVAAKPIGNGGHGIAGMQARALAVGGTVTAAPTAEGGFEVHARLPLHPGVALDTALLGQAGN
- a CDS encoding alpha/beta-hydrolase family protein; the encoded protein is MDWPRVGTTLAVGAGTLVSLGPGLLPRTAGAQAILTALLVVIGLGLAGLARFVVRRWGFDINRRLPGVRAPLLAAVLLFVTAAVAHAWLWQNRLRGAMDAAPIGAWYWVRWSLEAALLVGAVVAGARAVGWVLRELGWARGVSLAAVAGALVYFVVTPTLIGWRQSAYAGANAALDPSLVQPVSNTRSGSADSAVSWSSLGAEGRKFVSGSPAGPVRVYVGVESAPNLEARVALAIRELERAGAFDRSHLVLMVPTGSGWIDKNAVRGFEQRFGGDVAMAGVQYSFAPSWVTFVFGREQAVATARALFTAVEDRIRTLEHKPRLYLYGQSLGAFGGSAVFADDAAQDRRTCAALWAGPPAGQVHRTGATVLANSSDPVLHWSPALLWRAPDLTVARSDAPLPRWLPVVSFVQTTADLLAALDAPAGHGHRYGTDQGTAMGSC
- a CDS encoding SRPBCC domain-containing protein: MPFVIDAAMEIDAPAELVWQVITDFPRYGEWNPFVTECRSSLVPGEPIDMVVRLGGRPRRQREWVRSHTPGHELSYSMRPVALGTLHSLRSHTLTPLGDHRTRYESHFELNGWLHPVVVALLGKQLKSGFAGMTAGIQQRAESLRTP